One Parageobacillus sp. KH3-4 genomic region harbors:
- a CDS encoding thiolase family protein gives MREVVIAEAVRTPVGKRNGVFRNVHPVHLAAIVLDEVVKRAGIEKRLVEDIVMGCVTPIAEQGYNIGRLAALEAGFPIEVPAVQINRMCGSGQQAIHFAAQEIRSGDMDITIAAGVESMTKVPILSDGNEKTIPPSLHEKYEFVHQGISAELIAEKYGLTREQLDAYAYESHQRAIKAQEQGIFDQEIVPVEGLDKEGTPIMVTKDEGPRRDTSPEALASLRPVFQENGKITAGNASQMSDGAAAVLLMEKETARKLGATPKAKIIAQAVVGSDPTYMLDGVIPATKKVLQKAGLTVDDIDLIEINEAFAPVVLAWQKEIGAPFSKVNVNGGAIALGHPLGATGAKLMTSLVYELIRRNGKYGLLTICIGHGMATATIIERL, from the coding sequence ATGCGCGAAGTTGTCATTGCCGAAGCGGTGCGCACGCCAGTCGGCAAGCGGAACGGCGTGTTCCGCAACGTACATCCCGTTCATTTAGCGGCGATTGTGCTCGATGAAGTCGTAAAAAGAGCGGGAATCGAAAAGCGGCTTGTCGAAGATATTGTGATGGGATGTGTCACACCGATTGCCGAGCAGGGCTACAATATCGGACGGCTTGCCGCGCTCGAGGCAGGGTTTCCGATCGAAGTGCCAGCCGTGCAAATTAACCGGATGTGCGGCTCGGGGCAGCAGGCGATTCATTTCGCCGCCCAAGAAATTCGCTCTGGCGATATGGACATTACGATTGCTGCCGGCGTCGAGAGCATGACGAAAGTGCCGATTTTAAGCGATGGCAACGAAAAAACGATTCCGCCGTCGCTGCATGAAAAATATGAATTTGTTCATCAAGGCATTTCCGCGGAATTAATCGCCGAAAAGTACGGGCTGACGCGCGAACAGCTGGACGCATATGCATACGAAAGCCATCAGCGCGCGATCAAGGCGCAGGAACAAGGAATATTTGATCAAGAAATCGTGCCTGTGGAAGGTTTGGATAAAGAAGGAACACCAATAATGGTAACAAAAGATGAAGGACCGCGCCGCGATACGTCTCCAGAAGCGCTCGCTTCACTAAGGCCTGTTTTTCAGGAAAACGGAAAAATTACAGCCGGCAATGCGAGTCAAATGAGTGACGGGGCGGCCGCGGTGCTATTAATGGAAAAAGAAACAGCGCGGAAGCTTGGCGCAACGCCAAAAGCGAAGATCATCGCGCAAGCGGTTGTCGGCTCCGATCCGACATATATGCTTGACGGTGTGATTCCTGCGACAAAAAAAGTGCTGCAAAAAGCGGGGTTAACGGTGGATGATATCGATTTAATTGAAATTAACGAAGCGTTTGCTCCTGTTGTCTTGGCGTGGCAAAAGGAAATTGGCGCTCCGTTTTCCAAAGTGAACGTAAACGGCGGCGCCATCGCGCTCGGCCATCCGTTAGGCGCAACCGGTGCGAAATTAATGACATCGCTCGTTTACGAACTTATACGGCGAAACGGCAAATACGGGTTGCTCACGATTTGCATCGGCCACGGGATGGCTACCGCAACGATTATCGAACGGCTGTAA
- a CDS encoding long-chain fatty acid--CoA ligase, producing the protein MMNMPLNISTMLERAEIFFATKQVVSRMKHGIVRHTYKEIGERTRRLASVLAGFGVSVGDRVGTFAWNHHRHLEAYFAIPGIGAVLHTINIRLSPQHIVYVINHADDRVLLIDDDLLPAIEAVKEDIPNVRAFIVMTDEEELPETTLSPVYHYEKLLGQGDPKFPFKKDLDEYQPAGMCYTSATTGYPKGVVYTHRSTVLHSMALGLADTKGLSEKDVAMPVVPMFHANAWGMPFAATWFGTTLVMPGPAFTPKVLAQLIESEKVTIAAGVPTIWLGLLQELEKGNYDVSSLTRIICGGAAAPKGMIRTFEEKYKIPFIHAYGMTETSPLVLVSRPKSYQQDLPYEEQLELRAKQGILAPGLEMKVIGKDGEVRWDGQEMGELCLRGPWIAGEYYNDERTKEAFRDGWLRTGDVVTVDEEGFVKIVDRTKDVIKSGGEWISSVDLENALMAHEAVFEAAVVAMPHPKWQERPIACVVLKEGKTVTKEELYDFLRPQFTKWWLPDDIVFMKEIPKTSVGKFLKRKLREEMQTYYSSKDAQ; encoded by the coding sequence ATGATGAATATGCCATTAAACATTTCAACAATGTTAGAGAGAGCGGAAATATTTTTTGCGACGAAACAAGTCGTTTCCCGTATGAAACATGGCATTGTTCGCCATACATATAAAGAAATCGGCGAACGGACAAGGCGGCTTGCCAGCGTCTTGGCTGGTTTTGGAGTTTCCGTCGGCGATCGCGTCGGGACGTTTGCTTGGAACCATCATCGTCATTTAGAAGCATATTTTGCCATTCCAGGCATCGGCGCGGTGCTGCACACGATTAACATCCGCTTGTCACCGCAACATATCGTCTATGTTATTAACCACGCTGACGATCGCGTGTTGCTCATAGACGATGACTTGCTTCCGGCAATTGAAGCAGTGAAAGAGGACATTCCAAACGTTCGCGCGTTTATCGTTATGACGGACGAAGAAGAGCTTCCAGAAACGACGCTTTCTCCTGTTTATCATTATGAAAAATTATTGGGACAAGGTGATCCGAAATTTCCATTTAAAAAAGATCTAGATGAATACCAGCCAGCTGGAATGTGTTACACATCGGCAACGACTGGATATCCAAAAGGGGTTGTATATACGCATCGCAGCACGGTGTTGCATAGCATGGCGCTTGGATTAGCAGATACAAAAGGATTATCAGAAAAAGATGTAGCGATGCCGGTCGTGCCGATGTTCCATGCCAATGCATGGGGCATGCCGTTTGCGGCGACATGGTTTGGTACGACATTGGTCATGCCTGGCCCGGCTTTTACTCCAAAAGTGCTAGCACAATTAATTGAAAGTGAGAAAGTCACCATTGCGGCGGGAGTACCGACCATTTGGCTCGGTTTGTTGCAAGAATTAGAAAAAGGAAACTATGATGTAAGCAGTTTGACGCGCATTATATGCGGAGGGGCAGCAGCGCCAAAAGGAATGATCCGCACATTTGAAGAAAAGTACAAAATTCCGTTTATCCATGCTTATGGCATGACAGAAACAAGCCCGCTTGTTCTAGTATCGCGCCCGAAAAGCTATCAGCAAGACTTGCCTTATGAGGAACAATTAGAATTGCGTGCAAAACAAGGTATTCTCGCTCCAGGTCTGGAAATGAAAGTGATTGGCAAGGACGGGGAAGTGCGCTGGGATGGGCAAGAAATGGGCGAGCTATGTTTGCGCGGTCCGTGGATTGCCGGGGAATATTATAACGATGAGCGGACAAAGGAAGCGTTCCGTGACGGATGGCTGCGCACAGGGGATGTCGTCACCGTCGATGAAGAAGGGTTTGTCAAGATTGTCGACCGCACGAAAGATGTAATTAAAAGCGGTGGAGAGTGGATTTCTTCCGTTGATTTAGAAAACGCGTTAATGGCGCATGAAGCGGTATTTGAAGCGGCCGTTGTCGCCATGCCGCATCCGAAATGGCAAGAACGACCGATTGCATGTGTTGTTTTAAAAGAAGGAAAAACGGTGACGAAAGAAGAGCTTTATGACTTTTTGCGGCCGCAGTTTACAAAATGGTGGCTGCCGGATGACATTGTCTTTATGAAAGAAATACCGAAAACGAGTGTCGGAAAATTTTTAAAACGAAAGCTGCGCGAGGAGATGCAAACCTATTATTCTAGTAAGGATGCTCAATAA